The following proteins are encoded in a genomic region of Flammeovirga pectinis:
- the nqrF gene encoding NADH:ubiquinone reductase (Na(+)-transporting) subunit F, whose protein sequence is MELSVVVPAAIVAFTVLMLFLVLVLLFAQMKLVQSGDVKIVLNGDESNPVVVAAGSTLLTTLSAQKIFLPSACGGGGTCAMCKCRVTDGGGDVLPTEVGHLSRAEQHENVRLACQVKVKQDMEVEIPEEIFGIKKWECEVISNYNVATFIKEFVVQLPEGEILDFEAGGYIQIDVPEITVNFKDMDITAHPRMGKKADEFQPDWDKFGLWDLKMVNDEEIFRAYSMANHPAEGNIVMLNIRIASPPWDRAKNGWMDVNPGICSSYVFSRKLGDKVTISGPYGEFFIKDTGAEMIYVGGGAGMAPMRSHLFHLFHTLKTDRKVQFWYGGRSRRELFYEEDFQKIEDEFPNFRFYKVLSEPMPEDNWTNKTSMEDREGDGFTGFVHQALIDNYLGKHEEPEEIEFYFCGPPMMNAAVIKMTDDFGVPKENVLFDDFGG, encoded by the coding sequence ATGGAATTATCAGTAGTAGTACCAGCAGCGATTGTGGCCTTTACGGTCTTAATGCTGTTCTTGGTTTTAGTACTCCTATTCGCACAGATGAAGTTAGTGCAAAGTGGTGACGTAAAAATCGTTTTAAACGGTGATGAGTCAAACCCAGTTGTTGTGGCAGCGGGTTCTACACTTTTAACTACACTTTCAGCGCAAAAAATATTTTTGCCGTCTGCTTGTGGTGGTGGTGGTACTTGTGCGATGTGTAAATGTCGCGTAACAGATGGTGGTGGAGATGTTCTCCCTACCGAAGTAGGTCACCTTAGCCGTGCCGAACAACACGAAAACGTCCGCCTTGCATGTCAAGTTAAAGTAAAACAAGACATGGAAGTAGAAATACCAGAAGAAATCTTCGGAATCAAAAAATGGGAATGTGAAGTTATATCTAACTATAACGTTGCAACTTTCATTAAAGAATTCGTAGTTCAACTTCCAGAAGGTGAGATACTTGATTTTGAAGCCGGTGGTTATATTCAAATTGATGTTCCTGAAATAACAGTGAACTTTAAGGATATGGATATTACTGCTCACCCTCGTATGGGTAAAAAGGCAGATGAATTCCAACCTGATTGGGATAAATTTGGTCTTTGGGATCTTAAGATGGTGAATGACGAAGAAATTTTCCGTGCTTACTCAATGGCTAACCACCCTGCAGAAGGAAATATCGTGATGTTGAACATCCGTATTGCTAGTCCACCTTGGGATAGAGCGAAAAACGGTTGGATGGATGTAAATCCAGGTATCTGTTCTTCTTACGTATTCTCTCGTAAATTAGGTGATAAAGTTACAATTTCAGGACCTTATGGTGAATTCTTCATCAAAGATACTGGTGCTGAAATGATTTATGTAGGTGGTGGTGCTGGTATGGCTCCAATGAGATCTCATTTATTCCACTTATTCCATACTTTAAAAACTGATCGTAAAGTTCAGTTCTGGTATGGTGGACGTTCTCGTCGTGAATTATTCTACGAAGAAGACTTCCAAAAAATTGAGGACGAATTCCCTAACTTCCGTTTTTATAAAGTTCTTTCTGAGCCAATGCCAGAAGATAATTGGACGAATAAAACGAGCATGGAAGACAGAGAAGGTGATGGTTTCACTGGATTTGTTCACCAAGCACTTATCGATAATTACTTAGGTAAGCACGAAGAACCAGAGGAAATCGAATTCTATTTCTGTGGACCTCCTATGATGAACGCAGCGGTAATTAAGATGACTGATGATTTCGGTGTTCCGAAAGAAAATGTATTATTTGACGACTTCGGTGGTTAA
- the trhA gene encoding PAQR family membrane homeostasis protein TrhA — protein MYIISTKDREEVWNTITHGIGVVLSTIGLILLLIKANSTLEYIVYTIFGISMISLYLSSTMYHLIADKRVKSILQKIDHSGIFFLIAGTYTPFAFLALEDKGGMWLGIVVWTIAFLGITYKLFFKIKYEWLSNVAYLAMGWVAVFKMSELHTELATGFWFLIAGGIAYSFGVIFFVWEKLKYNHAIWHLFVLLGSVLMFLSIYLYT, from the coding sequence ATGTATATTATATCTACTAAAGATAGGGAAGAGGTTTGGAATACAATTACCCATGGTATTGGAGTAGTGCTAAGTACTATAGGCTTGATTTTACTTTTAATAAAAGCGAATTCAACTTTAGAATATATAGTGTATACCATCTTTGGCATAAGTATGATAAGTTTATATTTATCCTCAACGATGTATCATTTAATTGCTGATAAGCGAGTAAAGAGTATTCTTCAAAAAATAGATCATAGCGGTATTTTCTTTTTAATTGCGGGTACTTATACACCCTTTGCCTTTTTAGCTTTAGAGGATAAAGGGGGCATGTGGTTAGGTATTGTTGTTTGGACAATTGCATTCTTGGGAATAACCTACAAGTTGTTTTTTAAGATAAAGTACGAGTGGCTATCAAATGTTGCCTATTTAGCAATGGGTTGGGTAGCTGTTTTTAAAATGAGTGAATTACATACAGAATTGGCGACCGGTTTTTGGTTTTTAATTGCTGGAGGTATAGCCTATTCTTTTGGTGTGATCTTTTTTGTATGGGAGAAACTAAAATATAATCATGCTATATGGCACTTGTTTGTTCTTTTAGGTAGCGTACTCATGTTTTTAAGTATTTACTTATATACTTAA
- a CDS encoding ABC transporter ATP-binding protein yields the protein MQYFLYKIKETEKLNILEVKGITKRYANHTALNNVSLSVPEQCIYGLLGPNGAGKTSLIRSITQIITPEEGEIFFKGRPLSPEDVYAMGYLPEERGLYKKMGVAEQILYLAQLKGLSSKEAKARTKFWLDRLELKPWYKSNVEDLSKGMQQKVQFISTVIHEPKLLILDEPFSGFDPVNAQLIRDEIFRLRDLGATIILSTHRMESVEQLCDRIALINQSQKVLEGTQFDIKSAYRTNQFDLITTTPVTITQTPHELVTASEKVMYGYKQTIRLLSASPNDLLKEATEKSTVIGMQENIPNMHDIFIEAVQNGNVKTVEEKVNE from the coding sequence ATGCAATATTTTCTTTATAAAATAAAAGAAACGGAAAAATTGAATATACTCGAGGTAAAAGGAATAACTAAACGATACGCAAATCATACGGCCCTTAACAATGTATCTCTATCAGTTCCAGAACAATGCATATATGGTTTATTAGGACCTAATGGAGCAGGTAAAACATCACTTATACGTTCAATAACTCAGATTATCACTCCAGAAGAAGGAGAAATTTTCTTTAAAGGAAGACCTCTATCTCCTGAAGATGTATATGCAATGGGATATTTACCAGAGGAACGAGGGTTGTATAAGAAAATGGGTGTAGCAGAGCAAATATTATATTTAGCTCAGTTAAAAGGCTTATCTTCTAAAGAAGCAAAAGCACGTACTAAATTTTGGCTAGATAGGTTAGAACTTAAACCTTGGTACAAAAGTAATGTTGAAGACCTTTCTAAAGGGATGCAACAAAAAGTACAGTTTATTTCTACAGTAATACATGAACCCAAATTATTAATTCTTGATGAGCCTTTTTCTGGTTTTGATCCAGTAAACGCTCAATTAATTAGAGATGAAATTTTTAGGTTAAGAGATTTAGGAGCAACAATTATTCTTTCTACACATAGAATGGAATCTGTGGAGCAACTATGTGATAGAATTGCATTAATTAATCAATCTCAAAAAGTATTAGAAGGCACTCAATTCGATATTAAAAGTGCGTATAGAACAAATCAATTTGATTTAATAACTACAACACCTGTTACAATAACCCAAACACCTCACGAGCTTGTTACGGCATCAGAAAAAGTAATGTATGGTTACAAACAAACTATTCGTTTACTTTCTGCTAGTCCTAATGATTTATTAAAAGAAGCAACAGAAAAATCTACTGTAATAGGTATGCAAGAAAATATACCCAATATGCATGATATTTTTATTGAGGCAGTTCAGAATGGAAATGTGAAGACAGTAGAAGAAAAAGTAAATGAATAA
- a CDS encoding prephenate dehydrogenase/arogenate dehydrogenase family protein, whose protein sequence is MELIKQKIGVVGGSQGLGSWVVNYFRAQGIETRFSSTDEKSEFESNIQLANWADIVVLAVPISAMSNVMEEVFPALDDKYLVEICSVKKFVVEKYQSLRQIYSDVLPRYCSIHPMFSPQIKSFDGNVVLFNYNDGADDLEKALKNLFVQDKGVVKDVEYIKHDKLMGLVQGLNHFNVFVSAKTMARYNEDFEDIKSVASPPYRIFIVFYTRYVMQNPMLYADIQMRNEFVFEVVRIFRDEMNKLFDIIQTRDRDLFMDYITEMQGFFDQNRQDIEVSSHLMQKLSKKLEEL, encoded by the coding sequence GTGGAACTGATCAAGCAAAAAATAGGAGTTGTCGGAGGAAGCCAAGGTTTAGGTAGTTGGGTAGTGAATTATTTTCGCGCTCAAGGCATAGAAACACGCTTCTCTTCTACAGACGAAAAAAGTGAATTCGAATCAAATATTCAATTAGCCAATTGGGCTGATATTGTGGTACTTGCAGTGCCTATTTCAGCCATGTCTAATGTAATGGAAGAGGTCTTTCCAGCACTAGATGACAAGTACTTGGTAGAGATATGTTCAGTGAAAAAGTTTGTTGTAGAAAAATATCAATCTTTACGACAAATTTATTCTGATGTGCTACCTAGATATTGTTCTATTCACCCAATGTTTAGCCCACAGATCAAAAGCTTTGATGGAAATGTAGTTTTGTTTAATTACAACGATGGAGCCGATGATTTAGAAAAAGCATTAAAAAATCTCTTTGTTCAAGATAAAGGAGTTGTTAAAGATGTTGAATACATTAAGCACGATAAGCTGATGGGACTCGTTCAGGGGCTAAATCACTTCAATGTTTTTGTATCTGCTAAAACAATGGCACGTTATAATGAAGATTTTGAAGATATTAAGAGTGTTGCATCACCTCCATATCGTATCTTTATCGTTTTCTACACAAGATATGTAATGCAAAACCCTATGCTTTATGCAGATATTCAGATGCGAAATGAATTTGTATTTGAAGTTGTGCGTATTTTTAGGGATGAAATGAATAAGTTATTTGATATCATTCAAACTCGTGATAGAGACTTATTCATGGATTATATAACAGAAATGCAAGGGTTCTTTGATCAAAACAGACAAGATATTGAAGTTTCCTCTCATTTAATGCAAAAATTGAGTAAGAAACTTGAAGAATTGTAG
- a CDS encoding YtfJ family protein: protein MKNAIQFSLSILFSLFISSAVVAQEKHTLQRGDKIEKVDIRDLHNKPAVTPGIGEKVTLIFYPDPDSPSQNDVFVDEIKRWKFPEEEYMAYGIVNLADSPYPNSVIRFMTRMVRKRSKQEADALILTDPKSLIQEAWNTGDCNNSFAILLVDADGEVLFWKAGALEADEITFIIDEIKSNVSESHKYTEQEMQAFDL from the coding sequence ATGAAGAACGCTATACAATTTTCTCTAAGCATATTATTTTCATTGTTTATTTCATCAGCTGTTGTGGCTCAAGAAAAACACACTTTACAAAGAGGTGATAAAATTGAGAAAGTTGATATTAGAGACCTTCACAATAAACCTGCAGTTACACCTGGTATTGGTGAAAAAGTAACTTTAATATTTTATCCTGATCCAGATAGCCCATCGCAGAACGATGTTTTTGTAGATGAAATAAAAAGATGGAAATTTCCTGAAGAAGAATATATGGCTTATGGTATCGTTAATTTAGCAGATTCTCCTTACCCTAATTCTGTCATTCGTTTTATGACAAGAATGGTACGTAAGCGTTCTAAACAAGAAGCAGATGCATTAATTTTAACTGACCCGAAAAGCTTAATACAAGAAGCTTGGAATACTGGAGATTGTAACAACAGTTTTGCCATACTTTTGGTTGATGCTGATGGAGAAGTTCTTTTTTGGAAAGCTGGAGCATTAGAAGCTGACGAGATTACTTTTATAATTGATGAAATAAAAAGTAATGTGTCAGAATCTCACAAATACACTGAGCAAGAAATGCAAGCATTTGATTTATAA
- a CDS encoding ABC transporter permease — protein sequence MNKILLIIKREYITRVRKKSFIVMSILGPLLIIGFYGIIIWASISEGEHKEIAVLDESNLFADAFKQESSAFSFVKIEGGLEEGKESLNNGYIDGILYIPASFTENNTEGVLLFESKGLGAKAVSDLQRNLLDRVRDLRLPQLGVTQAQLNKLEERIPIRTISLTETGEESDSNVAISSVVGIVGGLIIYFFVFMYSTMVMKGVLEEKTSRVVEVIVSSVKPFQLMLGKIIGVGAVGLTQLLLWIVLGVISVTILANFVEIPYEQIQEAKMAQMQPVGQPQLEVDGLSKVYYMMHNFDFIGTILAFIYYFIFAYLMYSSLFAAIGASVDNETDSQQFMLPVTMPLILAIALSGGIVSDPQGSLAFWLSIIPLTSPVVMMIRLPFIGFGYEVILSMVLLFVGFLTALWVAGRIYRIGLLTYGKKPTYAEIFKWMFRKD from the coding sequence ATGAATAAAATACTACTAATTATAAAAAGAGAATACATTACTAGAGTAAGGAAAAAGTCCTTTATAGTAATGTCAATTCTAGGGCCTTTGTTAATTATCGGGTTTTACGGAATAATTATCTGGGCAAGTATTTCTGAAGGAGAACATAAAGAAATTGCTGTTTTAGACGAATCAAATTTATTTGCAGATGCATTTAAGCAAGAAAGCTCTGCGTTCTCGTTTGTGAAAATAGAAGGTGGCTTAGAAGAAGGGAAAGAGAGTTTAAACAATGGCTACATTGATGGGATATTATATATTCCTGCATCTTTCACAGAAAATAATACAGAAGGGGTACTGTTGTTTGAGTCTAAAGGACTTGGCGCAAAAGCAGTAAGCGATCTTCAAAGAAATTTGCTTGATAGAGTACGAGATTTACGCTTACCACAACTTGGCGTTACACAGGCTCAGCTTAATAAATTAGAAGAAAGAATACCTATTAGGACCATTAGCTTAACAGAAACTGGAGAAGAGTCTGATAGTAATGTGGCCATTTCAAGTGTTGTAGGTATAGTAGGAGGTTTAATCATTTACTTCTTTGTTTTTATGTATTCTACCATGGTAATGAAAGGAGTACTAGAAGAAAAGACAAGTAGAGTAGTAGAGGTGATAGTTTCTTCTGTAAAGCCATTTCAATTAATGCTTGGTAAAATAATTGGCGTTGGTGCAGTAGGTTTAACGCAGTTATTGTTATGGATTGTTCTTGGAGTAATTTCTGTAACTATTTTGGCAAACTTTGTTGAAATACCTTACGAACAAATACAAGAAGCAAAAATGGCCCAAATGCAACCTGTAGGTCAACCGCAATTAGAAGTAGATGGATTGTCAAAAGTGTATTATATGATGCATAATTTTGATTTTATCGGAACAATCCTGGCTTTTATCTACTATTTTATATTTGCCTACTTGATGTATTCATCATTATTTGCGGCAATTGGTGCAAGTGTAGATAACGAAACAGATTCACAGCAATTTATGTTGCCAGTAACAATGCCCTTAATTCTGGCAATTGCGTTATCTGGAGGGATAGTATCAGACCCACAAGGTAGTTTAGCCTTTTGGTTGTCTATAATTCCGCTCACCTCTCCTGTTGTTATGATGATTCGTTTGCCATTTATTGGTTTTGGCTACGAAGTTATTTTATCTATGGTATTGTTATTTGTAGGTTTCTTAACAGCACTTTGGGTTGCAGGAAGAATTTACAGAATTGGCTTACTTACATACGGTAAAAAACCTACTTATGCAGAAATTTTTAAATGGATGTTTAGAAAAGACTAA
- a CDS encoding M13 family metallopeptidase, with translation MKKNILYFLFLVLSLFVGCDSNSKHNKTVSAEDPIKLYDLDSTVAPQNNFYLYANGGWLKNADIPKDRGSWGNYTSLRLRNNLLQKELLETGYNSNEYPKDSNQDKAINFFHIGMDSAQVEQKGKEYLLALLEKIEDIDTYFDLQHVITLLHQHQINPFFKPTVFQDLHSNKRLVLYFELSGISIHNTDFYALQDSNSIHLRVDYVKHISNMFKLIGYTGEKALSTAKTAYMVEENIAEQYNLSITNHNHKNYYNPKSTKELTDICQTIIWKEYLKDIGSETDTVVVTNTTYFSSIDAIILKNGLPKIKNYLKWRLIHFSAPYLPYAFVEEDFKYFGKKRDGLLKQPPRWKSVLAATNKSVGFAVGEMYIAQHFNPDSKVIIGEMIQNIKQYAYNYFDKVEWMDPLTKKMAKKKVKALTVKVGYPDKFPSYKALELSNNYLKNVLKGNAWNFKSKINQSNTDRSPKKWIITPQTVNAYYHTLYNEFVITAGILQPPFFYIDADIAINYGAIGTVIAHEITHGFDNIGREYNADGKSQNWWSAKDYYAFKDRTKRLIDQFNKYEPIPGVHVNGNLTLNENIADLSGLSLAYNTFEQQYSYEVAPSNKINGFTAQQRFFLSWATLWRSKTRAEVMRTKLLTETHSPGEFRVNGPLSNFTPFYNAFNVEKGDKMWRSENDRVVIW, from the coding sequence ATGAAAAAGAACATACTCTATTTTTTGTTTCTAGTTTTAAGTCTATTTGTTGGTTGTGATAGCAATAGCAAACACAATAAAACAGTGTCTGCTGAAGATCCTATTAAACTTTATGATTTAGACAGTACGGTAGCTCCTCAGAATAATTTTTACTTATATGCCAATGGTGGTTGGCTAAAAAATGCAGATATTCCTAAAGACCGAGGTAGTTGGGGAAATTACACCTCTTTACGACTTAGAAATAACTTATTACAGAAAGAACTTTTAGAAACAGGATACAATTCTAATGAATATCCTAAAGATTCTAACCAAGATAAAGCAATCAATTTCTTTCATATAGGAATGGATTCTGCACAAGTTGAACAAAAAGGAAAAGAGTACTTGCTGGCCCTTCTAGAAAAAATTGAAGACATAGATACCTATTTTGATCTTCAGCATGTAATTACTCTTTTACATCAACATCAAATAAACCCATTCTTTAAACCTACTGTTTTTCAAGATTTACACTCCAATAAACGTCTTGTTTTGTATTTCGAACTGTCTGGTATTAGTATTCATAATACAGACTTTTATGCTTTGCAAGATTCTAATTCTATTCACTTAAGAGTAGATTATGTAAAGCACATCAGTAATATGTTTAAACTAATTGGCTATACTGGTGAAAAGGCTTTAAGTACTGCTAAAACTGCATACATGGTAGAGGAAAACATTGCAGAGCAATACAACTTATCTATTACAAACCATAACCATAAAAACTACTACAACCCTAAATCTACTAAAGAACTTACCGATATTTGCCAAACAATTATATGGAAAGAGTACCTTAAAGATATAGGTTCCGAAACAGATACTGTGGTAGTTACAAATACTACTTATTTTTCTAGTATTGATGCTATCATATTAAAAAATGGATTGCCAAAAATAAAGAATTATCTAAAATGGCGATTAATACATTTTTCTGCACCTTACCTTCCGTACGCTTTTGTAGAAGAAGATTTTAAGTATTTTGGAAAGAAGAGAGATGGTTTATTAAAGCAACCTCCAAGATGGAAATCTGTTTTAGCAGCTACAAATAAAAGTGTTGGGTTTGCTGTAGGTGAAATGTACATTGCACAACATTTTAACCCAGACTCTAAGGTAATTATTGGCGAAATGATCCAGAATATTAAGCAGTATGCTTATAACTATTTTGATAAAGTAGAATGGATGGATCCTTTAACCAAAAAAATGGCAAAAAAGAAAGTGAAAGCTTTAACTGTAAAAGTGGGTTACCCTGATAAATTCCCTTCTTATAAAGCATTGGAACTCTCTAACAATTATTTAAAAAATGTATTAAAAGGAAATGCTTGGAATTTTAAATCAAAAATTAACCAATCGAATACTGATAGGAGTCCTAAAAAATGGATTATCACACCACAAACAGTAAATGCATATTACCATACCTTGTACAATGAATTTGTAATTACTGCAGGTATTTTACAACCTCCTTTTTTTTATATTGATGCTGACATTGCCATTAATTATGGGGCTATAGGTACTGTAATAGCACACGAGATTACACATGGTTTTGATAATATTGGAAGAGAATATAATGCAGATGGCAAGAGCCAAAATTGGTGGAGTGCTAAAGATTATTATGCTTTTAAAGACAGGACTAAAAGGCTTATAGATCAGTTTAATAAATATGAGCCGATTCCGGGTGTACATGTAAACGGTAACCTTACTTTAAATGAAAACATTGCTGATTTAAGTGGCTTATCTCTTGCATACAATACATTTGAGCAACAATATTCTTACGAGGTAGCCCCATCAAATAAAATTAATGGTTTTACAGCACAGCAAAGATTCTTTTTGTCTTGGGCAACTTTATGGCGCTCAAAAACAAGAGCTGAAGTTATGAGAACAAAACTGTTAACAGAAACCCACTCTCCAGGAGAATTTAGAGTTAATGGTCCGCTTTCTAACTTCACTCCTTTTTACAATGCTTTTAATGTAGAAAAAGGAGATAAAATGTGGCGTTCTGAAAATGATAGAGTGGTGATTTGGTAA
- a CDS encoding tetratricopeptide repeat protein, whose product MEEYSQGLELIKSGEYTEAVAYFNAVIAENKKNVGAFYHRSVARYKMKAFDGALGDINKAIDLNPLNADFFSHRGIILHMQGNSKRALLDFDKSQQLEPDNPFRYSSRAFVKANMKDVDGAIADYRKAIELDPEDAIAHNNLGLIQEQRGAWDKAQEHYKKSNDLVGYEGINTDKQEVTELLDDWKKEKAAQEEKQRQIIQEKAALAQAKAEKHNVKGGYWSIVKSVFTDKSMFSEFLAFIKNGFKLPKEED is encoded by the coding sequence ATGGAAGAGTACAGTCAGGGATTAGAATTAATAAAATCGGGTGAGTATACAGAAGCCGTTGCTTACTTTAATGCAGTCATTGCTGAAAATAAAAAGAATGTAGGTGCATTCTATCATAGATCAGTTGCACGATACAAAATGAAAGCTTTTGATGGAGCATTAGGGGATATCAATAAAGCGATAGACCTTAATCCGTTAAATGCAGATTTCTTCTCACACCGAGGAATAATTTTGCACATGCAAGGTAATTCTAAACGTGCCTTACTTGATTTCGATAAATCGCAGCAGTTGGAGCCAGATAATCCATTTAGATATTCTAGTAGAGCTTTTGTTAAAGCAAACATGAAGGATGTAGATGGTGCAATTGCAGATTATAGAAAAGCGATAGAATTAGACCCCGAAGATGCAATTGCGCACAATAATTTAGGTTTAATTCAGGAGCAAAGAGGTGCATGGGATAAAGCACAAGAGCATTATAAAAAATCTAATGATCTTGTAGGTTATGAAGGTATCAATACTGATAAGCAAGAAGTAACTGAGCTTTTAGACGATTGGAAAAAAGAGAAAGCTGCCCAAGAAGAAAAGCAGCGTCAAATAATACAAGAAAAAGCTGCTTTGGCTCAGGCAAAAGCAGAAAAACATAATGTAAAAGGAGGATATTGGAGTATTGTAAAAAGTGTTTTTACAGATAAGTCAATGTTTTCTGAGTTCCTAGCATTTATAAAAAATGGTTTTAAGCTTCCAAAGGAGGAAGATTAA
- a CDS encoding RluA family pseudouridine synthase, which yields MSGTSNLNTKKVNIQNTNMMSGEESLPNQLDNEKDDNSFGYYRPEDFNLTEEDLRSEAEFDELRIEVDPKQTALRIDKFLVDRIPNLSRNRIQDGLKQGHFLVNGLPSKPNYKVAAGDVVMVFMPKPRSTELESQNIPLDIVFEDDDLMIINKKPGMVVHPGYNNTSGTLVNALVYHFQDLPTSFNGSDKPGLVHRIDKDTSGLLVIAKTEHALTHLSKQFYDHTIERTYNAIVWGVFDEEEEGTVSTMIGRSDSDRRVYTVLEDGATRGKHAITHYKVLKNLRYVSLVECKLETGRTHQIRVHMKHLGHPLFSDAMYGGDKILKGVSTGKYKTFVENNFKICHRQALHARSLGFEHPVTKKWMQFNSEIPQDMKELLRRWEDFLRFG from the coding sequence ATGAGCGGAACGAGCAATTTAAACACTAAGAAAGTTAATATTCAAAATACTAATATGATGTCTGGGGAAGAATCCTTACCAAATCAACTTGATAACGAGAAAGATGATAATAGCTTTGGCTACTATAGACCAGAAGATTTTAATCTAACAGAAGAAGATCTTAGATCTGAAGCTGAATTTGATGAATTAAGAATAGAGGTTGATCCTAAACAGACAGCATTACGTATTGATAAATTTTTAGTTGATAGAATACCAAATCTATCAAGAAATAGAATTCAAGACGGTCTAAAACAAGGTCATTTTCTTGTAAACGGCTTGCCTAGTAAACCAAATTACAAAGTGGCAGCAGGAGATGTGGTGATGGTATTTATGCCAAAACCAAGGTCTACGGAGTTAGAGTCTCAAAACATTCCATTGGATATTGTTTTTGAAGATGATGACCTTATGATTATAAATAAGAAGCCGGGCATGGTTGTACATCCTGGTTACAACAATACATCAGGTACTTTAGTAAATGCGCTAGTGTATCATTTCCAAGACCTGCCTACTTCTTTTAACGGAAGTGATAAACCCGGTTTAGTCCACAGAATTGATAAAGACACTTCTGGTTTATTGGTAATTGCCAAAACAGAACATGCTTTAACTCATCTTTCAAAACAATTCTACGATCATACAATAGAAAGAACATACAATGCTATTGTATGGGGTGTTTTTGATGAAGAGGAAGAAGGTACTGTAAGTACAATGATTGGAAGGTCTGATAGTGATAGAAGAGTTTATACTGTTCTTGAAGATGGCGCCACACGTGGTAAGCATGCAATTACACATTACAAAGTGCTAAAGAATTTAAGATATGTATCTTTAGTAGAGTGTAAATTGGAAACAGGAAGAACGCACCAAATACGTGTACACATGAAACACCTTGGACACCCGTTATTCTCTGATGCTATGTACGGTGGTGATAAGATTCTAAAAGGTGTGAGTACAGGAAAGTACAAAACATTTGTAGAGAATAATTTTAAGATTTGCCATAGACAAGCACTACATGCAAGATCACTAGGTTTTGAACACCCTGTGACTAAAAAGTGGATGCAGTTTAATTCTGAAATACCACAGGATATGAAAGAACTTTTAAGACGTTGGGAAGATTTCTTGCGTTTTGGATAA